In Shinella sp. XGS7, a single genomic region encodes these proteins:
- a CDS encoding ABC transporter ATP-binding protein, with translation MTLALQLKGITKRFGALVANDGISLMLERGQVLALLGENGAGKSTLVSILFGHYRADAGEIEVFGQPLPPGQPRAALAAGIGMVHQHFTLAERLSVLDNVILGLEPLWRPVSRRRALRQRLVETAQRFGLQVDPEALVADLSVGERQRVEILKALVRGARILILDEPTAVLTPQESEALFRSLKALVAAGKTVIFISHKLDEVAAVADRVTVLRAGRLVAELPNEAGLSKADLAEAMVGRAVQSPRRNAPPAPGPELCRLRGARLSGKPGLRGVDLSLHAGEVLAVAGVAGNGQHALAELLHGLHGLEGGSLEVLGQALPPRPRVWNEAGVARIPEDRHAAGVVGDLALWENALLEQYRSPRFTRFFGQLIRGGRARAYARELVQRFDVRGLEGRGLDTVTRSLSGGNMQKLILGRALSGADPARPPRLIVANQPTWGLDIGAVAYVHQLLLDACAAGAAVLLISEDLDEIFTLADRIAVMHEGHLSAARPRADWSLASIGLAMTGSEAPAHAT, from the coding sequence GTGACGCTGGCGCTGCAACTCAAGGGCATCACCAAGCGCTTCGGCGCCCTGGTGGCCAATGACGGCATCTCGCTCATGCTGGAGCGCGGGCAGGTGCTGGCGCTTCTGGGCGAGAACGGGGCGGGCAAGAGCACCCTGGTCTCCATCCTCTTCGGCCACTACCGGGCCGATGCGGGCGAGATCGAGGTCTTCGGCCAGCCCCTGCCGCCGGGCCAGCCCCGGGCCGCGCTGGCCGCGGGCATAGGCATGGTGCACCAGCACTTCACGCTGGCCGAGCGCCTCTCGGTGCTGGACAACGTGATCCTGGGCCTGGAGCCGCTGTGGCGCCCCGTCTCGCGCCGGCGCGCCCTGCGCCAGCGCCTGGTGGAGACGGCCCAGCGCTTCGGCCTGCAGGTGGACCCCGAGGCCCTGGTGGCCGATCTCTCGGTGGGCGAACGCCAGCGCGTGGAGATCCTCAAGGCCCTGGTGCGCGGCGCCCGCATCCTGATCCTGGACGAGCCCACCGCGGTGCTCACGCCCCAGGAGAGCGAGGCCCTGTTCCGCTCGCTCAAGGCCCTGGTGGCCGCGGGCAAGACCGTCATCTTCATCAGCCACAAGCTCGACGAGGTGGCGGCGGTCGCCGACCGGGTCACGGTGCTGCGCGCCGGCCGTCTGGTGGCCGAGCTGCCGAACGAGGCGGGCTTGTCGAAAGCCGATCTGGCCGAGGCCATGGTGGGCCGCGCGGTGCAGTCGCCGCGGCGCAACGCCCCGCCCGCGCCCGGCCCCGAGCTCTGCCGCCTGCGCGGCGCCCGGCTCTCCGGCAAGCCGGGCCTGCGCGGTGTGGACCTGAGCCTGCACGCGGGCGAGGTGCTGGCCGTGGCCGGCGTGGCCGGCAATGGCCAGCATGCCCTGGCCGAGCTGCTGCATGGTCTGCACGGTCTGGAGGGCGGCAGCCTGGAGGTGCTGGGCCAGGCCCTGCCGCCGCGCCCGCGCGTCTGGAACGAGGCCGGCGTGGCCCGCATTCCCGAAGACCGCCATGCCGCGGGCGTGGTGGGCGATCTGGCCCTGTGGGAGAACGCCCTGCTGGAGCAGTACCGCAGCCCGCGCTTCACGCGCTTTTTTGGCCAGCTGATCCGTGGCGGCCGGGCGCGCGCCTATGCCCGGGAGCTGGTGCAGCGCTTCGATGTGCGCGGTCTGGAAGGGCGGGGCCTGGACACCGTGACCCGCAGCCTCTCGGGCGGCAATATGCAGAAGCTGATCCTGGGCCGCGCGCTCAGCGGCGCCGACCCGGCGCGGCCGCCGCGCCTGATCGTGGCCAACCAGCCCACCTGGGGCCTGGACATCGGCGCCGTGGCCTATGTGCACCAGCTGCTGCTGGATGCCTGCGCGGCCGGGGCGGCCGTGCTGCTGATCTCGGAAGACCTGGACGAAATTTTCACCCTGGCCGATCGCATCGCCGTGATGCACGAAGGCCATCTCAGCGCGGCCCGGCCGCGCGCCGACTGGAGCCTGGCCAGCATCGGCCTGGCCATGACTGGAAGCGAGGCGCCCGCCCATGCGACTTGA
- a CDS encoding BMP family protein — protein MPAVAPASASPLSALRRLTLGLAAVGLAALALPAAAQAKLKVAAIYTVPVEQQWVSRIHKAANAAKERGDIDYVYSENTANNDYERVMREYCEAGHKLILGEVFGVEDAARAVARDYPDVAFLMGSSFKPDAALPNFSVFDNYIQDASYLSGLVAGALTKSKNIGMVGGYPIPEVNRLMNAFMAGVKEVAPDTKFQVAFIGSWFDPPKAKETAFAQIDGGADLLYAERFGVSDAAKEKKVLAIGNVIDTQTDYPDTVAASALWHFEPTLDKAIAEVKAGSFKADDYGVYSFMKNGGCSLAPLGTFEGKVPDEIKAKIKAKEKAILDGSFVVKVDDGQPKSTAK, from the coding sequence ATGCCTGCTGTCGCCCCCGCTTCCGCCTCCCCCCTGTCCGCCCTGCGCCGCCTGACCCTGGGTCTGGCCGCCGTCGGCCTGGCCGCCCTGGCCCTGCCCGCCGCGGCCCAGGCCAAGCTCAAGGTGGCGGCGATCTATACGGTTCCGGTCGAACAGCAATGGGTCAGCCGTATCCACAAGGCCGCGAATGCGGCCAAGGAGCGCGGCGACATCGACTATGTCTATTCGGAAAACACCGCCAACAACGACTATGAGCGCGTCATGCGCGAATATTGCGAGGCCGGGCACAAGCTCATTCTGGGCGAAGTCTTCGGCGTCGAGGACGCGGCCCGCGCCGTCGCCCGGGATTATCCCGACGTCGCCTTCCTGATGGGGTCGAGCTTCAAGCCGGATGCCGCCCTGCCGAACTTCTCCGTTTTCGACAACTACATCCAGGATGCCTCCTATCTCTCCGGCCTCGTCGCCGGCGCACTGACCAAGTCGAAGAACATCGGCATGGTCGGCGGCTATCCGATCCCCGAGGTCAACCGCCTGATGAACGCCTTCATGGCGGGTGTGAAGGAAGTTGCCCCGGACACCAAGTTCCAGGTCGCCTTCATCGGTTCGTGGTTCGATCCGCCCAAGGCCAAGGAAACCGCCTTCGCCCAGATCGACGGTGGCGCGGACCTGCTCTATGCCGAGCGCTTCGGCGTCTCCGATGCCGCCAAGGAGAAGAAGGTGCTTGCCATCGGCAACGTCATCGACACGCAGACGGACTATCCGGATACCGTCGCCGCCTCGGCGCTGTGGCACTTCGAGCCGACGCTCGACAAGGCCATCGCCGAAGTGAAGGCCGGCTCCTTCAAGGCCGACGACTACGGCGTCTATTCCTTCATGAAGAACGGCGGCTGTTCGCTGGCCCCGCTCGGCACCTTCGAGGGCAAGGTGCCCGACGAGATCAAGGCCAAGATCAAGGCCAAGGAGAAGGCCATCCTGGACGGCAGCTTTGTGGTCAAGGTGGACGACGGCCAGCCCAAGTCCACGGCCAAGTAA
- the purB gene encoding adenylosuccinate lyase encodes MTSSAFSSISALSPLDGRYASRVAGLRPLLSEFGLMHRRVQVEVEWFIALSDAGFAEFKPLSEAARGLLRGFVARFSEADAQAIKDIEKTTNHDVKAVEYWLKSRFEGHAELKAAGEFVHFACTSEDINNTSHGLMLKAAREQVLLPTLDRIVDKLAGMAHALAAVPMLSRTHGQTASPSTVGKEIANVVARLRNARERIADVKLLAKMNGAVGNYNAHLSAWPEHDWEAFSRQVVEQQLGLTFNPYTIQIEPHDYMAELFDAFTRVNTILIDWSRDVWGYISLGYFKQRTVAGEIGSSTMPHKVNPIDFENAEGNFGLANALLTHLSQKLPISRWQRDLTDSTVLRNMGVALGYALLGYESLIKGLDKLEVNEVALAADLDSAWEVLAEPIQTVMRRYALPNPYERLKELTRGKAITRESIQAFIQTLELPEAEKQRLMAMTPGSYIGKAIELARKI; translated from the coding sequence ATGACCTCTTCCGCCTTCTCCAGCATCAGTGCTCTCTCGCCCCTGGACGGCCGCTACGCCTCGCGCGTGGCCGGGCTGCGTCCGCTGCTTTCCGAGTTCGGCCTGATGCACCGCCGCGTGCAGGTCGAGGTGGAATGGTTCATCGCCCTCTCGGACGCCGGCTTTGCCGAGTTCAAGCCCCTGAGCGAGGCCGCCCGCGGCCTGCTGCGCGGCTTTGTGGCGCGCTTCTCCGAGGCCGACGCCCAGGCCATCAAGGACATCGAGAAGACCACCAACCATGATGTGAAGGCGGTGGAGTACTGGCTGAAGTCGCGTTTCGAGGGCCATGCCGAGCTCAAGGCGGCCGGCGAGTTCGTGCACTTCGCCTGCACCAGCGAGGACATCAACAACACCAGCCACGGCCTGATGCTCAAGGCCGCGCGCGAGCAGGTGCTGCTGCCCACGCTGGACCGCATCGTGGACAAGCTGGCCGGCATGGCCCATGCCCTGGCTGCCGTGCCCATGCTCAGCCGCACCCATGGCCAGACCGCCAGCCCCAGCACCGTGGGCAAGGAAATCGCCAATGTGGTGGCGCGCCTGCGCAATGCGCGCGAGCGCATTGCCGATGTGAAGCTGCTGGCCAAGATGAACGGCGCCGTGGGCAATTACAACGCCCACCTGAGCGCCTGGCCCGAGCATGACTGGGAAGCCTTCAGCCGCCAGGTGGTGGAGCAGCAGCTGGGCCTGACGTTCAACCCCTACACCATCCAGATCGAGCCGCACGACTATATGGCCGAGCTGTTTGACGCCTTCACCCGCGTCAACACCATCCTGATCGACTGGTCGCGCGATGTCTGGGGCTATATCTCCCTGGGCTACTTCAAGCAGCGCACGGTGGCCGGCGAGATCGGCAGCTCCACCATGCCGCACAAGGTCAACCCCATCGACTTCGAGAATGCCGAGGGCAATTTCGGCCTGGCCAACGCCCTGCTGACCCATCTGAGCCAGAAGCTGCCCATCAGCCGCTGGCAGCGCGACCTGACCGACTCCACGGTGCTGCGCAATATGGGCGTGGCCCTGGGTTATGCCCTGCTGGGCTACGAGTCCCTGATCAAGGGTCTGGACAAGCTGGAGGTCAACGAGGTCGCCCTGGCCGCCGACCTGGACAGCGCCTGGGAAGTGCTGGCCGAGCCCATCCAGACCGTGATGCGCCGCTACGCCCTGCCCAACCCCTATGAGCGCCTGAAGGAGCTGACCCGCGGCAAGGCCATCACCCGCGAGTCCATCCAGGCCTTCATCCAGACCCTGGAACTGCCCGAGGCCGAGAAGCAGCGCCTGATGGCCATGACGCCGGGCAGCTATATCGGCAAGGCCATCGAGCTGGCCCGGAAGATCTGA
- a CDS encoding GNAT family N-acetyltransferase has product MLVLMTPRLRLRWFRAEDAGFMLGLLNEPSWQANISDAGVRDEAQALAWMEQRLFPAYWRHGHGFWAVERREDGALLGLCGLFQRDFLPHPDLGYGFVPRFWGQGYAREAARACLQYAREALGLRRVLATTALHNEASMRLLRDCGFEDRGQHQFPAYEDPSRLFEWCEPGPEPLRDDAAEIAALSARLLGAFDNREGRVPGLAALPYWLLPGASIAATPPGGLPVVSDVRGFVLPRAELLFGGRLQDFAEWELEGQTRVEGAIAQRWLRYRKRGRLDGQLFEGEGLKTLQLVRGERGWRIAALAWQDLR; this is encoded by the coding sequence ATGCTGGTGCTGATGACACCGCGGCTGCGGCTGCGCTGGTTCCGTGCGGAGGATGCGGGCTTCATGCTGGGCCTGCTCAATGAGCCGTCCTGGCAGGCCAATATCTCCGACGCCGGAGTGCGCGACGAGGCCCAGGCCCTGGCCTGGATGGAGCAGCGCCTCTTCCCCGCCTACTGGCGCCACGGCCATGGCTTCTGGGCCGTGGAGCGGCGCGAGGACGGTGCGCTGCTGGGCCTGTGCGGCCTGTTCCAGCGCGACTTCCTGCCTCATCCCGATCTGGGCTATGGCTTTGTGCCGCGCTTCTGGGGCCAGGGCTATGCGCGCGAGGCCGCCCGGGCCTGTCTGCAGTACGCCCGCGAGGCCCTGGGCCTGCGCCGGGTGCTGGCCACCACGGCCCTGCACAACGAGGCCTCCATGCGCCTGCTGCGCGACTGCGGCTTCGAGGACCGCGGCCAGCACCAGTTTCCAGCCTATGAGGACCCCTCGCGGCTCTTCGAATGGTGCGAGCCCGGCCCCGAGCCCCTGCGCGATGACGCGGCCGAGATCGCTGCGCTGAGCGCCCGCCTGCTGGGCGCCTTCGACAACCGCGAGGGCCGGGTGCCGGGCCTGGCGGCCCTGCCGTACTGGCTGCTGCCCGGCGCCAGCATCGCGGCCACGCCGCCCGGCGGCCTGCCGGTGGTCAGCGATGTGCGGGGCTTTGTGCTGCCGCGGGCCGAGCTGCTCTTCGGCGGGCGGCTGCAGGACTTTGCGGAGTGGGAGCTGGAGGGCCAGACCCGGGTGGAGGGCGCCATCGCCCAGCGTTGGCTGCGCTACCGCAAGCGCGGCCGCCTGGACGGCCAGCTCTTCGAGGGCGAGGGGCTCAAGACCCTGCAGCTGGTGCGGGGCGAGCGCGGCTGGCGCATCGCCGCCCTGGCCTGGCAGGACCTGCGCTGA
- the pyrF gene encoding orotidine-5'-phosphate decarboxylase has product MNFIQQLSKAEQLNDSMLCVGLDPEPGKFPGAWKGDAGRIYDFCAAIVDATKDLVSAFKPQIAYFAAHRAEDQLERLMAHIKRVAPSVPVILDAKRGDIGSTAEQYAKEAFERYQADAVTVSPFMGLDSIEPYLRYPDKGVILLCRTSNAGGNDWQMQRLAEVPGQPRLFEHLAHLAQTQWNKNGQLGLVVGATYPEEIARVRELAPSLPLLIPGVGAQGGDAAATVKAGWRADGPIIVNSSRAVLYAGSSLEDFAAAARRAAQATREQLQRARA; this is encoded by the coding sequence ATGAATTTCATCCAGCAGCTCTCCAAGGCCGAACAGCTCAACGACTCGATGCTTTGCGTGGGGCTGGATCCGGAGCCGGGCAAGTTTCCCGGCGCCTGGAAGGGCGATGCGGGCCGCATCTACGACTTCTGCGCCGCCATCGTGGACGCGACCAAGGACCTGGTCAGCGCCTTCAAGCCCCAGATCGCCTACTTCGCCGCCCACCGCGCCGAGGACCAGTTGGAGCGCCTGATGGCCCATATCAAGCGCGTGGCACCCAGCGTGCCGGTGATCCTGGATGCCAAGCGCGGCGATATCGGCTCCACGGCCGAGCAGTACGCCAAGGAAGCCTTCGAGCGCTACCAGGCCGATGCCGTGACCGTCTCGCCCTTCATGGGCCTGGACTCCATCGAGCCCTATCTGCGCTACCCCGACAAGGGCGTGATCCTGCTGTGCCGCACCTCGAACGCCGGCGGCAATGACTGGCAGATGCAGCGCCTGGCCGAGGTGCCGGGCCAGCCCCGCCTGTTCGAGCACCTGGCCCATCTGGCCCAGACGCAGTGGAACAAGAACGGCCAGCTGGGCCTGGTGGTGGGCGCCACCTATCCCGAGGAGATCGCCCGGGTGCGCGAGCTGGCCCCCAGCCTGCCCCTGCTGATTCCGGGCGTGGGCGCCCAGGGTGGTGACGCCGCGGCCACCGTCAAGGCCGGCTGGCGCGCGGACGGCCCCATCATCGTCAACAGCTCGCGCGCCGTGCTCTATGCCGGCAGCAGCCTGGAGGACTTTGCCGCCGCGGCCCGCCGCGCGGCCCAGGCCACCCGCGAGCAGCTGCAGCGCGCCCGCGCCTGA
- a CDS encoding PAS domain S-box protein: MSKDIPDDLSSLVGQDFDPSGPQARLELRVQRHSQRLFLSACALLCAVAGTLLWFGRIPGEPLEGLLPPLLAWGIAALAAVSVWRPPRRHGSAFSLLVMALLMALPVSVALSRQLGLSSVSLGLMGLIVVLATTVQGLRGGLLIFGLSLLSVGGLSWAELDGWGPRGAVRLSARLSTHLLLLTAALVIGLDCLRMVRRSIEEAGERNARFRHLLSMAADWYWEMDREFRFTHLAEDRAGQSGLDLESRLGKTPWEIEAMGLSDEELDAHRADLEAHRAFHGLVARRRAPDGSLRFVSISGEPRFDAQGSFRGYWGVGRDVTHEVQAEQAVAATETRYRELFRRSPSPLVLHRWGRVLDCNPAAMAMFGYTQRSSMIGQDLFSHYEPGDDERARQRAAKIEAMPVGGMLPVAEFRLRTLSRRRRLVQATSVRVDAASGPATLSFFIDQTEQSRAQEALRRSEGLLSHLVATSPDVITLTEMASGRFAMVNKTFERLSGYSAEEVLGRSAEELGLWQHAGEREGLVQGVREHGRISEVPANFVAKNGDVISMVLSAAPFNMDGQAYLVINARDVTESERTRLVHAAILQNASIGITLTRDQYFVQANPVIEEMFGWPPGGLIGQHGSVVWPGPEAYAAVGEELGPRLAAGEQVEIERPMRRRDGSTFLCRLLAKAVDPDHPSRGGTIWIMEDVTEKRRVEAALAQAKDEAQAASRAKSAFLANTSHEIRTPLNGLLGLARMLQQPDLDEGTRRQYLDQMLDSAESLSGLIADILDLSKIEAGRLTLESVPFALRDMLGTMRLAYLTLAQARGLAFKIDVDEDVPAWVVGDPVRTRQILSNYLTNALKFTEAGSVSVRVRKLDEERLRIEVRDTGPGIAPELHERLFQPFTQADESTTRRYGGTGLGLSICRELAGLMGGTVGVDSALGQGSTFWAELPLAGAPTPISTQLREARDKQDLQGLRVLMVEDNPVNMMIAVALLEQWGLEVSQASDGAQAVEAIHAQASMGRPFDAVLMDVQMPVMSGHEATRQVRRRFSAETLPIVALTAAALVSEREEALAAGMNDFLTKPIDAPRLHATLVRLIGHRDNDKRRS; encoded by the coding sequence GTGAGCAAGGACATCCCGGACGATCTGAGCAGCCTGGTCGGGCAGGACTTCGACCCCAGCGGCCCCCAGGCCAGGCTGGAGCTGCGCGTGCAGCGCCATTCCCAGCGCCTGTTCCTCAGTGCCTGTGCCCTGCTGTGTGCCGTGGCCGGCACCCTGCTGTGGTTCGGCCGCATCCCGGGCGAGCCCCTGGAAGGCTTGCTGCCGCCCCTGCTGGCCTGGGGCATTGCCGCGCTGGCTGCCGTCAGCGTCTGGCGGCCGCCGCGCCGCCATGGCAGCGCTTTCTCCCTGTTGGTGATGGCCCTGCTGATGGCCCTGCCGGTGAGCGTGGCGCTGTCGCGCCAGCTGGGCCTCTCCAGCGTCTCCCTGGGACTGATGGGCCTGATCGTGGTGCTGGCCACCACGGTGCAGGGCCTGCGCGGCGGCCTGCTGATCTTTGGCCTGAGCCTCTTGAGCGTGGGCGGCCTGAGCTGGGCCGAACTCGATGGCTGGGGCCCGCGCGGGGCGGTGCGCCTGAGCGCTCGCCTGAGCACCCATCTGCTGCTGCTGACGGCCGCCCTCGTCATCGGCCTGGACTGCCTGCGCATGGTGCGCCGCTCCATCGAGGAGGCGGGCGAGCGCAACGCGCGCTTTCGCCACCTGCTGTCCATGGCGGCCGACTGGTACTGGGAGATGGACCGCGAGTTCCGCTTCACCCATCTGGCCGAGGACCGCGCCGGCCAGTCCGGTCTGGACCTGGAAAGCCGCCTGGGCAAGACCCCCTGGGAAATCGAGGCCATGGGCCTCAGCGACGAGGAACTGGACGCCCACCGCGCCGATCTCGAGGCGCATCGCGCCTTCCACGGCCTGGTGGCACGGCGCCGCGCGCCGGACGGCAGCCTGCGCTTCGTCTCCATCAGCGGCGAACCGCGCTTCGACGCCCAGGGGAGCTTTCGCGGCTACTGGGGCGTGGGCCGCGATGTGACGCACGAGGTGCAGGCCGAGCAGGCCGTGGCCGCCACCGAGACGCGCTACCGCGAGCTCTTCCGCCGCTCGCCCAGCCCCCTGGTGCTGCATCGCTGGGGCCGGGTGCTGGACTGCAACCCGGCCGCCATGGCCATGTTCGGCTACACCCAGCGCTCCAGCATGATCGGCCAGGACCTGTTCTCGCATTACGAGCCGGGGGATGACGAGCGCGCCCGCCAGCGCGCCGCCAAGATCGAGGCCATGCCCGTGGGCGGCATGCTGCCGGTGGCCGAGTTCCGCCTGCGCACGCTCTCGCGCCGTCGGCGCCTGGTGCAGGCCACCAGCGTGCGGGTGGACGCCGCCAGCGGCCCGGCCACGCTCTCCTTCTTCATCGACCAGACCGAGCAGAGCCGCGCCCAGGAGGCCCTGCGCCGCAGCGAGGGCCTGCTCTCGCACCTGGTGGCCACCAGCCCCGATGTGATCACCCTCACCGAGATGGCCTCGGGCCGTTTCGCCATGGTCAACAAGACCTTCGAGCGCCTCTCGGGCTATAGCGCCGAGGAGGTGCTGGGCCGCAGCGCCGAGGAGCTGGGCCTGTGGCAGCACGCCGGCGAGCGCGAGGGCCTGGTGCAGGGCGTGCGCGAGCACGGACGGATCAGCGAGGTACCGGCCAACTTCGTGGCCAAGAACGGCGACGTGATCTCCATGGTGCTCTCGGCCGCGCCCTTCAATATGGACGGCCAGGCCTATCTGGTCATCAATGCCCGCGACGTGACCGAGAGCGAGCGCACCCGCCTCGTGCATGCCGCCATCCTGCAGAACGCCTCCATCGGCATCACGCTCACGCGCGACCAGTACTTCGTACAGGCCAATCCGGTGATCGAGGAGATGTTCGGCTGGCCGCCGGGCGGCCTGATCGGCCAGCACGGCTCGGTGGTCTGGCCCGGTCCCGAGGCCTACGCGGCGGTGGGCGAGGAACTGGGCCCGCGCCTGGCCGCGGGCGAACAGGTCGAGATCGAGCGGCCCATGCGCCGCCGCGACGGCTCCACCTTCCTGTGCCGCCTGCTGGCCAAGGCCGTGGACCCCGACCACCCCAGCCGCGGCGGCACCATCTGGATCATGGAAGACGTGACGGAGAAGCGCCGCGTCGAGGCAGCCCTGGCCCAGGCCAAGGACGAGGCCCAGGCCGCCAGCCGCGCCAAGAGCGCCTTCCTGGCCAATACCAGCCACGAGATCCGCACGCCGCTCAACGGCCTGCTGGGTCTGGCGCGCATGCTGCAGCAGCCCGATCTGGACGAGGGCACCCGTCGCCAGTACCTGGACCAGATGCTGGACAGCGCCGAGAGCCTCTCGGGCCTGATCGCCGACATCCTGGACCTCTCCAAGATCGAGGCCGGCCGCCTGACCCTGGAGTCCGTGCCCTTTGCCCTGCGCGACATGCTGGGCACCATGCGCCTGGCCTATCTGACCCTGGCTCAGGCCCGCGGTCTGGCCTTCAAGATCGATGTGGACGAGGACGTGCCCGCCTGGGTGGTGGGCGATCCGGTGCGCACCCGCCAGATCCTCTCCAACTACCTGACCAATGCCCTGAAGTTCACCGAGGCCGGCTCGGTCTCGGTGCGGGTGCGCAAGCTCGACGAGGAGCGCCTGCGCATCGAGGTGCGCGACACCGGCCCCGGCATCGCCCCCGAGCTGCACGAGCGCCTGTTCCAGCCCTTCACCCAGGCCGACGAGTCCACCACCCGCCGCTATGGCGGCACGGGCCTGGGCCTGTCGATCTGCCGCGAGCTGGCCGGCCTGATGGGCGGCACCGTGGGCGTGGACAGCGCCCTGGGCCAGGGTTCCACTTTCTGGGCCGAGCTGCCCCTGGCCGGCGCGCCCACGCCCATCAGCACCCAGCTGCGCGAGGCGCGCGACAAGCAGGATCTGCAGGGCCTGCGCGTGCTGATGGTGGAGGACAACCCGGTGAACATGATGATCGCCGTGGCCCTGCTGGAGCAGTGGGGCCTGGAGGTGTCCCAGGCCAGCGACGGGGCCCAGGCCGTGGAAGCCATCCACGCCCAGGCCAGCATGGGCCGGCCCTTCGATGCGGTGCTGATGGATGTGCAGATGCCGGTGATGAGCGGCCACGAGGCCACGCGCCAGGTGCGCCGGCGCTTCAGCGCCGAGACCCTGCCCATCGTGGCCCTCACCGCCGCTGCCCTGGTCTCGGAGCGCGAGGAGGCCCTGGCGGCCGGCATGAACGACTTCCTGACCAAGCCCATTGATGCGCCGCGCCTGCACGCCACCCTGGTGCGCCTGATCGGTCACCGGGACAATGACAAGCGCCGCAGCTGA
- a CDS encoding SRPBCC family protein — protein sequence MKISIETLVKAPIERVWRAWTTPADIVVWNTASPDWHTPRASVDLRVGGEFSSRMEAKDGSMGFDFAGTYTAIVEHALIEARFGERELRVEFIPGPAGVTVRETFDAEDSNPVELQRQGWQSILDNFARHAERQPG from the coding sequence ATGAAGATCAGCATCGAAACCCTCGTCAAAGCCCCCATCGAGCGCGTCTGGCGCGCCTGGACCACGCCGGCGGACATCGTGGTCTGGAACACCGCCTCGCCCGACTGGCACACCCCCCGGGCCTCGGTCGATCTGCGCGTCGGCGGCGAGTTCAGCTCGCGCATGGAGGCCAAGGACGGCAGCATGGGCTTCGACTTCGCTGGCACCTACACCGCCATCGTGGAGCATGCGCTGATCGAGGCCCGCTTCGGTGAGCGTGAGCTGCGCGTGGAGTTCATCCCCGGCCCCGCAGGCGTGACCGTGCGCGAGACCTTTGACGCCGAGGACAGCAACCCCGTCGAGCTGCAGCGCCAGGGCTGGCAGTCCATCCTGGACAACTTCGCCCGCCACGCCGAGCGCCAGCCGGGCTGA
- a CDS encoding DUF2238 domain-containing protein, whose translation MNAPDTGLSRPTLLSLALLVLLALLASGWAPYDRATWAMEVAPVFIALPLLALSQRRFPLTPLLYTLITWHCLVLILGGAYTYARVPLGFWLQDLFALSRNPYDKIGHFAQGLIPALLAREILLRTGQVRGRGMAGFLAMCVALAVSAVYELIEWWAALALGQGADEFLGTQGDPWDTQSDMFMALLGALVSSLLLARWHDRQMAGLGFNPTAAGGACARP comes from the coding sequence ATGAACGCCCCCGACACCGGCCTGTCCCGGCCCACCCTGCTCTCGCTCGCCCTGCTCGTGCTGCTGGCCCTGCTGGCCTCGGGCTGGGCGCCGTACGACCGCGCGACCTGGGCCATGGAGGTGGCGCCGGTCTTCATCGCCCTGCCCCTGCTGGCCCTGAGCCAGCGGCGCTTTCCGCTCACGCCCCTGCTCTACACCCTGATCACCTGGCACTGCCTGGTGCTGATCCTGGGCGGGGCCTACACCTATGCGCGCGTGCCCCTGGGCTTCTGGCTGCAGGATCTGTTTGCGCTCTCGCGCAACCCTTACGACAAGATCGGCCACTTCGCCCAGGGCCTGATCCCGGCCCTGCTGGCGCGCGAGATCCTGCTGCGCACCGGCCAGGTGCGCGGCCGCGGCATGGCGGGCTTTCTGGCCATGTGCGTGGCCCTGGCGGTGAGCGCGGTCTACGAGCTCATCGAGTGGTGGGCCGCCCTGGCCCTGGGTCAGGGAGCCGACGAGTTCCTGGGCACCCAGGGCGACCCCTGGGACACGCAGTCGGACATGTTCATGGCCCTGCTGGGCGCCCTGGTCAGCAGCCTGCTGCTGGCGCGCTGGCACGACCGCCAGATGGCCGGCTTGGGCTTCAACCCCACAGCGGCAGGCGGCGCCTGCGCTCGCCCGTGA